GAAATTGAATCTAAAATGctcaataaatcattcaagaaGGCTGTCATCATATGTATTTCCTTAACGCTATCTCTTGTCATATTATGGCCTATGCCAATGTACGGCTCGTCATACGTCTTTTCCAAAAAGTTTTTCACGGGATGGGTTGTGGTGCTTATTATCTGGATCTTCTTTTCTGCTTTCTTGGTTGTTGTATGTCCATTATGGGAGGGAAGAGAAGGTATTTATATAACCATGAGAGGTATTTATTGGGATTGTACTGGTCAAACGTACAAATTACGAGAATGGCAAAATTCTAATCCTGAAAAGTTACATTCTGTCAATTCGCAAATCAGTGCACACGTACTCAACTTCAACCAAATCCATATAGTAGATGGTAAAACCCTCGATGACGGCTATAGAACACCAAGACAAATTGACGACATAATAGATGACACCAAAAAGGAATGATCCTTTCGTATATAACGAGTATTTTAGAATTTATAGTaatctttgaaatcttATTACTTACGTATTGCCGCAAAATTTACTTCTTCGCTAATTCTACTGGAACTAAAACCACAACGGCGACATTGGTGAGTGTTCCATTCCCAACTATGTGCAATGTTTCTATGGTATTCTTATTTACGTTTCTTGCACCCGATTGGTTCAACTTACTTTCGCATACCTTCGGTATGAATTTTAACTATCATCTAACATATGCCCTTTGAATACTACTAGATGTATTGGTATTTGACACATTTCTTCCTTGGAAAGCTACGCCGATTAGCCATACAAAAAGTACACTATGCCTACATCTTGGCTCGGTACTTTCTATAAAAGTGCGACCGACCGCTGTATACGGCGTGATAGGGCCGATATCAGAATTATCAAAACGAGATCGCCCAATAGAAATACAGAATTAAGTACTGTACACAACAGAGCCATCACCAGTGTCCAAAGTATCCAAATTGATAGTAGGTCAAGCGGGCCGTCTTAGTTAGGTAAATCTAGTGATAGACGGCCCGCGACCGTTTATATCTCCAGCTTTAGACTGCAGATGAACCGAGATCATCATAGCTTCGGGCTAGTACGAACTGATAAGGCATTTTACTACTTATTGgtgtatatatataggGTAGTAGTATCTTTGAATATGGgagatttgaaatttggaatatattattaattttaattatatttagCTTAGAATATCACTATTGCTTTAATATTACTTCGAGTATTATAAGTGCTTAAGATGTCATATATTGGATGGACTGTTCAGGATTGGATTAAATTCCACTTCGAGAACACTCCTAATGAATCATTCGCTCTATTGATAGAATTGGTCAAGTCTCAGTCGACAGAGGATCCAGCATGGATTTCTTTGGCAGATGAAGAGAGCTTGACGCACCAATGGAAATTTTTACAATCAAAATCGAATAAAATGAGTTTACCCTTGTACGGAGTTCCAATCGCAATTAAAGATAACATAGATGTAAAGGATTTTGCTACTACTGCAGCATGTCCATCATTTAGTTATGtagcagaagaagatgcTACGACTGTGAAGTTGTTAAGAAATGCAGGTGCTATTATCATAGGTAAGACCAATTTAGATCAATTCGCAACAGGATTGGTTGGAACCAGATCACCATACGGAATTACACCCAATACATTCAGTAAAGACCATGTAAGTGGAGGATCATCCGCTGGGTCTGCATCTGTTGTAGCGAGAGGAATTGTTCCAGTTGCATTAGGAACGGATACTGCAGGGTCTGGTAGAGTACCGGCAggattgaataatttggttGGATTGAAGCCCACAAAAGGTGTTTTCTCGTGTAAGGGTGTAGTTCCAGCATGTAAGTCATTAGATTGTGTTTCAATCTTCCTGTTGAATTTGCAAGATGCACAATTATTGTTTAATGTAATGGCGCATGAAGATGGTGAACAAGATGAATATTCCAGAGTGATGCCAAAGAACCCATTAGTGAAATTTTCCCTGGCTCCAAAGATTGCTGTTCCTAACAACTTATTGTGGTTCGGTGAAGAAACTAATCCTAAATTATACAATGAAGCGGTGAACGTTTTTTCCAAGTTAGGAGGTGAAATGATTTCGTTGGACATTGAACCATTATTGGATTTGGCCAAATGTCTTTACGAAGGTCCTTGGGTTTCTGAAAGATATACGGCTTTGAAAGATTTCTTGGCTACTGACCCACCAAAGGAGGCGTTGGATCCTGTTGTACACTCGATTATTCAAGGTGGAAAACAATATTCGGCCGCTACTGCATTTGATTTCGAATATAAGAGACAAGGAATTTTACAAACGGTTAACAAGTTATTAAAGGAAATAGATGTGGTTATCGTTCCAACTGCTCCGTTGAATCCAACCATTAAGCAGATAGAAGAAGAACCTATCAAAGTAAACTCATATCAAGGTACCTACACTAATTTTGTTAACTTGGCCGACATGTCTGCATTAGCTATACCGGCTGGCTTCCGCCCTGATGGCTTACCATTCGGTATCACTTTATTATCGCATAAGTTTAATGATTATGCTTTACTTGAGTTAGCAAATCGTTACATGAAATTATATTCTCAATCAACTCCAAGATTTTTAGGTTGTTTGCAAGATAAAAATGTTTCTACTATGGGTGACGAGTTATTAAAATTGCCAGAAATTAACTTCAACACACAAATCAAACTTGCTGTTGTAGGAGCACATTTGAAAGGATTCCAATTATATTGGCAATTGGAGAAATGCCATGCAACATTTATTGAATCAACCAAAACATCACCAAACTATAAATTATACGCATTACCCAAGACGGGACCAGTTGCAAAACCAGGATTGAGAAGAGTTACCGAATTCGGTGCAGGTATCAAAGTAGAGGTTTATGCTATTCCGAAGGAGAGATTTGGAGATTTCATGAGCATGGTCCCTGAGCCATTGGGTATTGGATCAGCAGAATTGCAATCCGGAGAATGGGTAAAATCGTTTATTTGCGAAGAGTTTGGATATAACTTACCAGGTACAGTGGATATCACAGAATTCGGAGGATGGAAGAATTACCAATCTGTCTTAGAAAAAGAGATCAATAAAACCATGAGACCTTTTAAAACTGTATTAGTTGCTAATAGAGGTGAAATTGCTGTTAGAATCATGAaaactttgaaaaaattggacGTCAAATCCGTTGCAGTTTATTCAAATCCTGATAAATATGCTAAGCATTCATTGATGGCAGATGTTTCTATATCGTTAGATGGGGTGTCACCTTCGGAAACTTATCTTTCCATcgataaaattattgaagctGCGAAATTTTCAGGTGCGGAGGCCATTATTCCTGGTTACGGTTTCCTTTCAGAAAATGCAGATTTTTCTGATCGTTGTATCAAGGAAGGGATTGTTTTTGTCGGTCCTTCTGGTGATGCTATCAGAAAATTGGGGTTAAAGCATTCAGCTAGAGAAATTGCTGCTAGAGCTGGTGTTCCATTAGTTCCAGGTTCTGACTTAGTTTTGGATTCTCAAGAGGCCAAGTCAATCGCTGCAAAATTAGAATATCCTGTTATGGTAAAGTCTACTgctggtggtggtggtatCGGTTTACAAAAAGTCGATTCagaagatgatattgaaaggGTCTTCCAGACAGTTCAACACCAAGGTAAATCTTATTTCGGCGATTCGGGTGTTTTTATCGAACGATTTGTGGAAGATGCAAGACATGTCGAGGTTCAAGTTTTTGGTGATGGATATGGTAAAGCGATTGCCTTAGGAGAAAGAGACTGTTCTTTACAACGTCGTaaccaaaaaattataGAAGAAACACCGGCACCAAACTTAACTGAAACGACAAGAATCAAAATGAGGAAAGCATCTGAATCGTTGGCTGCATCGATCAACTATAAATGTGCTGGTACAGTTGAATTCATTTACGACGAAAAGAGagatgaattttatttcttagAAGTGAATGCTCGTTTACAAGTCGAACACCCAATCACTGAAATGGTAACTGGTTTAGATTTAGTTGAATGGATGTTATTGATTGCTGCTGACAAAGCGCCAGATTTTAATAGAGAAATAACTGTTACTGGAGCATCAATGGAAGCAAGATTATATGCAGAGAACCCTGTTAAGGACTTTATGCCTTCTCCAGGTCAATTATCTGAAGTATCATTTCCATCTTGGGCTAGAGTTGACGGATGGGTTGAAAAAGGTACTATTGTTTCTGCTGAATACGATCCAACGTTGgcaaaaattattgttCATGGAACGGATAGAATTGATGCGTTAAGAAAGTTACGTGATGCACTTAATGAAACAGTTGTCCATGGATGTGTTActaatattgattatttgagaTCAATCGCCAACTCATCAATGTTCGCTGACGCAAAGGTTGCTACAAAAGTATTGGATACCTATGATTATAACCCAACagcatttgaaattttgaatccTGGTGCTTATACAACGGTCCAGGATTTCCCAGGTAGAAAAGGATACTGGCATATTGGTGTTCCACCATCTGGTTGTATGGATGATTATGCTTTTAGATTAGCTAATAGAATTGTTGGAAATCATAAAACTGCCCCAGGTATTGAAATTACTTTTATTGGTCCTAAAATGTTATTCCACCACGACGCAATAATTGCTGTCACAGGTGGTTCTGTTGCAGTTGAAATTAATGGTACATACATTGATCAATGGATTCCAATTCACATTAAAAGAGGTGACAAATTGACAATTGGTAAACTTACATCAGGTTGCAGAGCTTACTTAGCGATCAGAGGTGGTATTGATGTTCCAGAATACTTGGGTTCAAGATCTACTTTTGCCTTAGGTAATCTAGGTGGCCATAATGGAAGAGTTTTGAAGTTAGGTGATGTGTTGTTTTTGGGTCAACCAGAAATAGCTGGCTGCAAATTGCCATCTGCTGTTTCTGAACCATcaccaattccaaaatgCTTGATCCCATCTTATGATTTCAGCTCAACTAAGAATTGGACTGTCGGCGTTACATGTGGTCCACATGGCTCTCCAGATTTCTTCAAACCTGAATCAATAGAGGAATTCTTCagtgaaaaatggaaagtTCATTACAATTCAAATAGATTTGGAGTTAGGTTAATTGGTCCAAAACCAAAGTGGGCTAGAGCCGACGGTGGTGAAGCAGGATTACATCCTTCAAATGCACACGATTACGTTTATTCATTGGGTGCAATTAACTTCACAGGTGATGAACCAGTCATTTTGACTTGTGATGGCCCTTCGTTGGGTGGATTTGTATGCCAAGCTGTTATTGCTGAGGCAGAGATGTGGAAGATTGGTCAGGTCAAGCCAGGtgattttattcaattcgttCCTATCTCTTATGAAGATGCTAAGGCATTAAAGCATAGCCAAGATAAGGTGATCGAAACTTTGGAAGGTGAATTACCAAGCATCGCAAATAAAGTATTAACAAAACCTGAAAATCCAATTATCGCAGAACATAAACCTAATACAAAAGCCCCATCGGTTGTCTATCGTCAAGCCGGTGATAGATATATCCTTGTTGAATATGGTGAAAATACtttagatttgaatttgagtTATAGAATTCACAAGTTAATCAACATGGTCCAGGAAAATAATACACCAGGAATCGTTGAAATGTCCCAGGGTGTTAGATCTGTTTTGATTGAATATAACCACGAAATTACACAGCAACAACTAGTTGATactttgatttcttttgaaaagGAGATCACATTTGTCAATAAGTGGAAGGTTCCTTCaagaatcattaaattaCCCATGGCGTTTGAGGATAAGAAGACCTTAGATGCGGTCAAGAGATACCAAGAAACTATTAGATCTGACGCTCCTTGGCTACCAAACAACGTGGACTTTATTGCTGATATTAACGGTTTAACgaaaaatgatatcaaGGATATGATGTACTCTGCCAGATACTTGGTACTTGGATTAGGGGATGTATTCCTTGGGGCTCCATGTGCGGTACCATTAGATCCAAGACACAGATTGTTCGGTACTAAATATAACCCTTCTCGTACGTACACTCCTAACGGAGCTGTTGGTATTGGGGGTAGTTACATGTGTATCTACACCATGGATTCTCCCGGTGGTTATCAATTAATCGGACGTACCATTCCAATTTGGGATAGATTAACTTTGGGAACCTGTTCAGGCAAGCCATGGTTATTGTCTCCATTTGACcaaattgaattctatCCTGTCTCtgaagaacaaattgataaGCATACTGAAGAAGCTTCTGCTGGTAAATTTAAGGTTGATATTGTTGAGTCTGTATTCGACCACAAAAAGTACTTAGACTGGGTCCAAGAAAACTCAAAGTCCATAGACGAATTCCAGAAACAAAGTGGACTAAAGATAGAAGAAGTCAGTAACCTTATTAAGCAATCTAATGCCGAATTGGAAAAGAGTTCTATTACTCAAAAGACTGACGAGGACATCTACGGTGAGAATGTTGAGAAGGTATATTCTGAGTATTCAGGTAGAGTTTGGAAGCCTCTTGTTGAAGTTGGGGATGAAGTTAAAGATGGACAAGGTATAATTATCGTTGAAGCTATGAAGACAGAAATGGTTGTTGGGTCGACCAAAGCCGGTAAAGTTGTGAAGATTGTTCATACAAATGGAGATGTCATTGATGCTGGTGACTTGGttgcaattattgaatgaaataaaaaaaaatagaaGCGTTATATAACActgtatatataataaacatTAGATATATTAATAGATCCGGAATTATctgtaataaatatatatctcTAGGCCTACAATTTGCAATAAGATTAAGATCAGCTTTGCGTCCGTTAACTCGAAAAATGAGATTTTGGTACTGACGCGGTTTTAAAAGTTGAATAGACgagaataaataaagacgataattataataatagacGGACAGGTTACCACATTAATATGAGTGATAATTCACCGATAACTAGTATAACGGCTGCTTCTTTACAACCTGAGTTGTGGACATCGTCGTCAAACGATGCAttacaaatatatataactGATTCAGATGGAACAGCCTTAAATTTTCATCCGAATTTTACATATCCAATATTTGGAGATTCAGaacaaatatttggataCAGAGACTTGGTAATCTTCTTATGTTTTGATCATTGTACGTTTTACCCCTTTTTGAATGTCAAATATAgtgataaattgaatgatgacACACTTGAAGACCCCcgtgaaaaattattgagtTATTTGCCAGAGTCTACCATTTTCAAGGATGAAGTCAAATGGGTCGATTCGATAAATAAGGAAAAAGAAGGTTTCGAAATTCCTGGAGAGTTGGTTGGGAATATTTTCACCCACGGAGATGATAAATTCGGAATTTACAAACTTGATTTAAAAAATGCACAAGGATTAGAACTCCATAAGAGATTGCAAATCTTGGTGTTATTGTTCATTGAAGCGGGTTCATATATTGACCATCAAGATGAATTATGGGATATTTATGTCATGTATAAGGTCACTGATGAAAAAACCCCAAGTATCATTGGGTTCTGCACAGCGTACAATTATTGGAAATACGGAGGGTTTGAGAAATTTGACTCAAACCAGCAAGAGGTCCGCAAGAagatttctcaatttattgtattGCCAATGTACCAGGGATTGAAATTGGGAGGGCGCTTCTATAACAAGTTATATGAGTATTGGATGCAAGATCCTCGAGTGATTGAAGTAGTGGTGGAAGACCCTAGTGAAAGCTTTGATGATTTAAGAGATAGATGTGACTTGACCAGATTGTGCCAGAACACCATCAAAGTGGCGTCAGTTGACTTACCTTTGATTAACACTGAATGGGCAACTAAGTTAAGACAAGAGCAGAAATTGGAAAAAAGACAGTTTTCGAGGTTATTggaaatgattttgatcTACCAATTGGAACACAATCTCACGAACATCACCAAAAAACAGGTCAGGTTGTTTATTAAAAAGAGATTGTATGAgaaaaacaaagaaatattggacGGCTTAGATGAGCCTACACGCTTGGACAAATTGCAGACTGCTTATGCGTCGTTGGAGCTGGATTACAAGAGAATTTTGTCTGGATTGTCGTTACACAAGCGTGCTCTCGATTCGACTGAAGGTAGCAGTAAGAAATCCAAACCTAATGTGTAGATAAcatgataatattataaacGTATACAGATTTGTAGAATATGAATGGTTTTCTGACGAGCTGATTGAAGGACAAGATCAATGTATAGCATACATACTATTGCAGGTAAACGTATGTGGCTAGTTGGTCACAGAATGTTCACAGAATGTAGACATTATTATACGATAGTAAATATAATGCACATATACCATACGCATTTACGTAATCTTAATTCACAGATAATTCGCTCGTATTGTTGAGATAGTTTGCATCTCATGAGATCAAGCCTGATAATGTATACGTGTCTGGTTTTACTGGAGCTTGGGTGGCTACGAGATCTATGCCCTTAAGGATAAGCCCATTTATTCCGTCCTAGTCTCTTACCACAATAACTGATTTCCTCACCTCCCCCTCACTCCTCAGTGAAATGTCTATCGTCTTCTGTTGTTCCTTAGCCGCAACTAGAGATCACTATCGTCTTTTGTATCCTCTGTATTCCATGTGGAAGCTTCTGCGACGCATAGAATCCTCCTGTATATAAACAAACC
The nucleotide sequence above comes from Debaryomyces hansenii CBS767 chromosome A complete sequence. Encoded proteins:
- a CDS encoding DEHA2D07062p (similar to uniprot|Q12341 Saccharomyces cerevisiae YPL001W HAT1 Catalytic subunit of the histone acetyltransferase complex); this encodes MSDNSPITSITAASLQPELWTSSSNDALQIYITDSDGTALNFHPNFTYPIFGDSEQIFGYRDLVIFLCFDHCTFYPFLNVKYSDKLNDDTLEDPREKLLSYLPESTIFKDEVKWVDSINKEKEGFEIPGELVGNIFTHGDDKFGIYKLDLKNAQGLELHKRLQILVLLFIEAGSYIDHQDELWDIYVMYKVTDEKTPSIIGFCTAYNYWKYGGFEKFDSNQQEVRKKISQFIVLPMYQGLKLGGRFYNKLYEYWMQDPRVIEVVVEDPSESFDDLRDRCDLTRLCQNTIKVASVDLPLINTEWATKLRQEQKLEKRQFSRLLEMILIYQLEHNLTNITKKQVRLFIKKRLYEKNKEILDGLDEPTRLDKLQTAYASLESDYKRILSGLSLHKRALDSTEGSSKKSKPNV
- a CDS encoding DEHA2D07040p (highly similar to uniprot|P32528 Saccharomyces cerevisiae YBR208C DUR1 2 Urea amidolyase); the encoded protein is MSYIGWTVQDWIKFHFENTPNESFALLIELVKSQSTEDPAWISLADEESLTHQWKFLQSKSNKMSLPLYGVPIAIKDNIDVKDFATTAACPSFSYVAEEDATTVKLLRNAGAIIIGKTNLDQFATGLVGTRSPYGITPNTFSKDHVSGGSSAGSASVVARGIVPVALGTDTAGSGRVPAGLNNLVGLKPTKGVFSCKGVVPACKSLDCVSIFSLNLQDAQLLFNVMAHEDGEQDEYSRVMPKNPLVKFSSAPKIAVPNNLLWFGEETNPKLYNEAVNVFSKLGGEMISLDIEPLLDLAKCLYEGPWVSERYTALKDFLATDPPKEALDPVVHSIIQGGKQYSAATAFDFEYKRQGILQTVNKLLKEIDVVIVPTAPLNPTIKQIEEEPIKVNSYQGTYTNFVNLADMSALAIPAGFRPDGLPFGITLLSHKFNDYALLELANRYMKLYSQSTPRFLGCLQDKNVSTMGDELLKLPEINFNTQIKLAVVGAHLKGFQLYWQLEKCHATFIESTKTSPNYKLYALPKTGPVAKPGLRRVTEFGAGIKVEVYAIPKERFGDFMSMVPEPLGIGSAELQSGEWVKSFICEEFGYNLPGTVDITEFGGWKNYQSVLEKEINKTMRPFKTVLVANRGEIAVRIMKTLKKLDVKSVAVYSNPDKYAKHSLMADVSISLDGVSPSETYLSIDKIIEAAKFSGAEAIIPGYGFLSENADFSDRCIKEGIVFVGPSGDAIRKLGLKHSAREIAARAGVPLVPGSDLVLDSQEAKSIAAKLEYPVMVKSTAGGGGIGLQKVDSEDDIERVFQTVQHQGKSYFGDSGVFIERFVEDARHVEVQVFGDGYGKAIALGERDCSLQRRNQKIIEETPAPNLTETTRIKMRKASESLAASINYKCAGTVEFIYDEKRDEFYFLEVNARLQVEHPITEMVTGLDLVEWMLLIAADKAPDFNREITVTGASMEARLYAENPVKDFMPSPGQLSEVSFPSWARVDGWVEKGTIVSAEYDPTLAKIIVHGTDRIDALRKLRDALNETVVHGCVTNIDYLRSIANSSMFADAKVATKVLDTYDYNPTAFEILNPGAYTTVQDFPGRKGYWHIGVPPSGCMDDYAFRLANRIVGNHKTAPGIEITFIGPKMLFHHDAIIAVTGGSVAVEINGTYIDQWIPIHIKRGDKLTIGKLTSGCRAYLAIRGGIDVPEYLGSRSTFALGNLGGHNGRVLKLGDVLFLGQPEIAGCKLPSAVSEPSPIPKCLIPSYDFSSTKNWTVGVTCGPHGSPDFFKPESIEEFFSEKWKVHYNSNRFGVRLIGPKPKWARADGGEAGLHPSNAHDYVYSLGAINFTGDEPVILTCDGPSLGGFVCQAVIAEAEMWKIGQVKPGDFIQFVPISYEDAKALKHSQDKVIETLEGELPSIANKVLTKPENPIIAEHKPNTKAPSVVYRQAGDRYILVEYGENTLDLNLSYRIHKLINMVQENNTPGIVEMSQGVRSVLIEYNHEITQQQLVDTLISFEKEITFVNKWKVPSRIIKLPMAFEDKKTLDAVKRYQETIRSDAPWLPNNVDFIADINGLTKNDIKDMMYSARYLVLGLGDVFLGAPCAVPLDPRHRLFGTKYNPSRTYTPNGAVGIGGSYMCIYTMDSPGGYQLIGRTIPIWDRLTLGTCSGKPWLLSPFDQIEFYPVSEEQIDKHTEEASAGKFKVDIVESVFDHKKYLDWVQENSKSIDEFQKQSGLKIEEVSNLIKQSNAELEKSSITQKTDEDIYGENVEKVYSEYSGRVWKPLVEVGDEVKDGQGIIIVEAMKTEMVVGSTKAGKVVKIVHTNGDVIDAGDLVAIIE